One Natrinema halophilum genomic window carries:
- a CDS encoding IclR family transcriptional regulator, with translation MGESETNGRTVKSGQTLLAVIEALKELDGASVSELAAELDIAKSTAHRHVTTLAENGYVDQIDDTYTLSFRFLDLGGYVRDQHRLYKQIRPSLERLSEETGELATFIVEDDGMGVFVYRELGSNGVNTAARVGSHTYLHQTAAGKAILAEFSEERFEEILDRHGLPRKTAHTITDDAELREEIEEIRRRGYAYAAEENTKGLTSVGAAVYGPNDALLGAVSIDGPSHRLQGEWLNDEIPQVLLSAINEYELNVSYL, from the coding sequence ATGGGAGAATCGGAAACCAACGGTCGGACGGTAAAATCGGGGCAGACGCTCCTGGCAGTCATCGAGGCGCTCAAAGAACTGGACGGAGCGTCAGTCTCCGAACTCGCCGCTGAACTCGACATCGCGAAGAGTACCGCCCACCGGCACGTGACGACGCTCGCCGAGAACGGTTACGTCGATCAGATAGACGATACCTACACCCTTTCGTTTCGATTTCTCGACCTCGGGGGCTACGTCCGCGATCAGCACCGCCTGTACAAGCAAATTAGACCGAGTCTCGAACGGCTCAGCGAAGAAACCGGGGAGCTCGCGACGTTCATCGTCGAAGACGATGGGATGGGAGTTTTCGTGTATCGGGAACTCGGTTCCAACGGCGTGAATACCGCCGCACGGGTCGGGAGCCATACGTACCTCCATCAGACGGCGGCAGGAAAGGCGATACTGGCGGAATTTTCCGAAGAACGGTTCGAGGAGATACTCGACCGACACGGGCTCCCACGGAAGACGGCACATACCATCACTGACGATGCCGAACTCCGGGAGGAGATCGAGGAAATCCGCCGACGGGGCTACGCGTACGCCGCCGAAGAGAACACGAAAGGCCTGACGAGCGTCGGAGCAGCGGTCTACGGACCGAACGACGCGTTGCTCGGGGCAGTGAGCATAGACGGTCCATCCCACAGACTACAGGGCGAGTGGCTCAACGACGAAATTCCCCAGGTCCTCCTCAGCGCCATCAACGAATACGAGCTCAACGTTTCGTATCTGTGA
- a CDS encoding VOC family protein, protein MDPTAHHYGITVSDLDRSIAFYRDVLGMTVADRFSMDPDRFGDLLGVDDGQAEVAFLDGFGFRLELEEHAKPNGNVNERTTPSDVGYPHLCLEVDNIEDAYRSLRDDADFVSPPGQASESGAKICYFRDPDGNLIELIESPSA, encoded by the coding sequence ATGGACCCAACAGCGCACCACTACGGAATTACTGTCTCGGATCTCGACCGATCGATAGCGTTCTATCGCGACGTACTCGGGATGACGGTCGCCGATCGATTTTCGATGGATCCGGATCGGTTCGGCGACCTACTGGGCGTCGACGACGGGCAGGCGGAGGTCGCGTTTCTCGACGGCTTCGGCTTCCGTCTCGAACTCGAGGAACACGCGAAACCGAACGGAAACGTCAACGAACGGACGACGCCGAGCGACGTCGGCTACCCGCACCTGTGTCTGGAAGTCGATAACATCGAAGATGCCTATCGGTCACTTCGCGACGACGCCGACTTCGTTAGCCCGCCGGGTCAAGCGTCCGAGAGCGGAGCCAAAATCTGTTACTTCCGGGACCCGGACGGGAACCTGATCGAACTTATCGAATCGCCGTCGGCCTGA
- a CDS encoding dihydrodipicolinate synthase family protein, with translation MKEAYADVKNTIKNGVIPATVTPLTPDYGLAEDDLYDHIDHLSSVDGIVAVIANAHSGESKMTPMDVKEDVIRVHREAAGDDALVFSGISGESTTQAIKQAKRAEEAGADALMPVPIDVYSHGDPNIILDHYKGIAEAVDVPLIAFQFGNYGDIALPIAAYVELCKLDEVVALKDATFDPVRYEQTVRAVEPVRDQFTLMTGDDTFLYHSYLLGAETALISYANLIPEMHVEKLRAVHDGDLERAQELRSEMLDLTNFLYGDPPGRYRVRLKEALHLMGTFDHATVRPPQQGMDPERRDELRTILQDLGCL, from the coding sequence ATGAAGGAAGCCTATGCTGACGTCAAGAATACTATCAAGAACGGCGTCATTCCGGCGACAGTAACGCCACTCACGCCCGACTACGGACTCGCTGAAGACGACCTCTACGACCACATCGATCACTTGAGTTCTGTCGACGGTATCGTCGCAGTGATCGCGAACGCCCACTCCGGCGAGAGCAAGATGACGCCAATGGACGTCAAAGAGGACGTCATCCGCGTTCACCGCGAAGCGGCAGGCGACGACGCGCTCGTCTTCTCCGGAATCAGCGGCGAAAGCACGACGCAGGCGATCAAACAGGCGAAGCGCGCCGAGGAAGCCGGTGCAGACGCCCTGATGCCGGTTCCGATCGACGTCTACAGCCACGGTGATCCGAACATCATCCTCGACCACTACAAGGGGATTGCCGAGGCTGTAGACGTGCCGCTGATTGCGTTCCAGTTCGGAAATTACGGCGATATCGCGCTGCCGATCGCAGCGTACGTCGAACTCTGCAAACTCGACGAGGTCGTCGCACTGAAAGACGCGACTTTCGACCCGGTCCGATACGAGCAGACCGTCCGGGCCGTCGAACCGGTCCGCGATCAGTTCACTCTCATGACCGGCGACGACACGTTCCTCTATCACTCGTACCTTCTCGGAGCTGAGACGGCACTCATTTCCTATGCGAACCTGATCCCCGAGATGCACGTCGAGAAACTCCGAGCAGTCCACGACGGTGACCTCGAGCGAGCGCAGGAACTTCGCAGCGAGATGCTCGACCTGACGAACTTCCTCTACGGAGATCCGCCCGGACGATACCGGGTTCGACTCAAGGAGGCGCTTCACCTGATGGGGACGTTCGACCACGCGACGGTTCGACCGCCCCAGCAGGGGATGGATCCAGAGCGTCGCGACGAACTCAGGACGATCCTCCAGGACCTCGGCTGTCTCTGA
- the ilvA gene encoding threonine ammonia-lyase, whose product MIDPTHVFDAEDSIRPTVRETPIVHSRALSASVDAEIHLKLENLQRTGSFKIRGATNYVTTHLETLQETGVITASSGNHAQGVAFAANRYDLEATIVMPESTPRSKVEATESYGASIVLSGDDYGAAKERAYEIRDRDGATYVPTFDDWTVIAGQGTLGLEVLRTRPDCDVLVVPIGGGGLISGISLLVKGLNPSVRIVGVQADGASTIARSLEKGQATTLDSVDTVADGIAINSPGTKPLSVIESHVDEVVTVDDDAIEHALARLLETDKVVVEGAGAAPVAALLSGAIDVEGEVVVPVLSGGNIDLDVVGDIVQAELDRR is encoded by the coding sequence ATGATCGACCCGACACACGTATTCGACGCTGAAGATTCGATTAGACCGACCGTACGCGAAACCCCGATCGTCCACTCCCGGGCACTCTCTGCGTCCGTCGACGCCGAGATCCATCTCAAACTCGAAAACCTCCAGCGAACGGGATCGTTCAAGATTCGGGGGGCGACCAACTACGTTACGACGCACCTCGAGACGTTACAAGAGACCGGCGTGATCACGGCCAGTTCCGGAAATCACGCCCAGGGCGTCGCGTTCGCCGCGAACAGGTACGACCTCGAGGCGACGATCGTCATGCCCGAGTCCACGCCCCGGAGCAAAGTCGAGGCGACGGAAAGTTACGGTGCCTCGATCGTCCTGTCAGGCGACGACTACGGGGCGGCGAAGGAACGTGCATACGAAATCCGAGACCGGGACGGCGCCACCTACGTCCCGACGTTCGACGACTGGACGGTCATCGCGGGCCAGGGGACCCTGGGCCTCGAAGTGCTCAGGACTCGACCCGACTGCGACGTTCTCGTCGTCCCGATCGGCGGCGGCGGACTCATCAGCGGTATTTCGCTCCTCGTGAAGGGGCTCAACCCGTCGGTCCGCATCGTCGGCGTTCAGGCCGACGGCGCTTCGACGATCGCTCGATCACTCGAGAAGGGGCAGGCGACGACGCTCGACTCCGTCGATACCGTCGCTGACGGGATCGCGATCAACAGCCCGGGAACGAAACCACTCTCGGTCATCGAGTCCCACGTCGACGAGGTGGTGACCGTCGACGACGACGCGATCGAGCACGCGCTCGCGCGCCTGCTCGAGACCGACAAGGTCGTCGTCGAGGGGGCCGGGGCCGCGCCAGTAGCGGCGTTGCTGTCGGGGGCTATCGACGTCGAGGGCGAGGTCGTCGTCCCGGTACTCTCAGGTGGGAACATCGACCTCGACGTCGTCGGTGATATCGTTCAGGCCGAACTCGACCGTCGGTGA
- a CDS encoding ABC transporter substrate-binding protein → MSGDGKSLRRITSVLDDTLPESIDRRSFLQASAAGLVTGTLAGCLGNDGGSGPETSDTILRQPWDATPTWAFAHVGLQKGHWDDAGVTPPNVKTGENSPDTARRVGTGEEAMGHGDWASTTSGLAEGYNLQMFGNSRNRQILTFFYVKDQLAGEDDLENANVALASPFAEVTWPVYPSVVGVNPDDVGSAEFAEQEVVTGLLESGEVNAVWGSLQQLAVYQRQLDLEFGVSPLGTHADIYGYPFFANGEWISDDENVDYAVGVLEGYSKAQRWCMLNPDETLDILINEVNTALQAQERAQLEDELKVAVTLSMGEEVKQNGLGSITAGKTQETLDVVGDALVDNPGDLPSGEDLVLADIQDQAELATFDDDEYSQVKDYAGRWNEYFL, encoded by the coding sequence ATGTCAGGTGATGGCAAGTCACTGCGCCGAATTACTAGTGTGCTCGATGATACGTTGCCGGAAAGCATCGATCGTCGATCGTTCCTGCAAGCGTCAGCCGCCGGATTGGTCACCGGGACACTCGCCGGTTGTCTCGGTAACGACGGGGGCAGCGGCCCCGAAACCAGCGACACGATCCTCAGACAGCCCTGGGACGCGACACCGACGTGGGCGTTCGCACACGTCGGTCTCCAAAAGGGTCACTGGGACGACGCCGGTGTAACGCCGCCTAACGTCAAAACCGGCGAGAACTCTCCGGATACCGCACGACGGGTCGGTACGGGCGAAGAGGCGATGGGACACGGTGACTGGGCATCGACCACGAGCGGTCTCGCGGAGGGATACAACCTCCAGATGTTCGGGAACTCCAGGAACCGCCAGATTTTGACGTTTTTCTACGTCAAAGACCAACTCGCCGGGGAAGACGATCTCGAGAACGCGAACGTCGCACTGGCGTCGCCGTTCGCAGAAGTTACCTGGCCGGTTTACCCGTCGGTCGTCGGCGTGAACCCGGATGACGTCGGCAGCGCCGAGTTCGCCGAGCAGGAGGTCGTCACCGGGCTCTTGGAGTCGGGTGAGGTTAACGCGGTGTGGGGATCGCTCCAGCAACTCGCGGTCTACCAGCGCCAGCTCGATCTCGAGTTCGGCGTTTCGCCGCTTGGCACTCACGCGGACATCTACGGCTATCCGTTCTTTGCAAACGGCGAGTGGATCTCCGACGACGAGAACGTCGACTACGCGGTCGGAGTTCTCGAGGGGTATTCGAAGGCCCAGCGCTGGTGTATGCTCAACCCCGACGAGACCCTGGACATCCTGATCAACGAGGTGAATACCGCACTACAGGCCCAGGAGCGGGCGCAACTGGAGGACGAACTCAAGGTTGCGGTGACCCTCTCGATGGGCGAGGAGGTTAAACAGAACGGGCTCGGCTCGATTACGGCCGGGAAAACGCAGGAGACACTCGACGTGGTCGGGGACGCGCTCGTCGACAATCCCGGAGACCTTCCGTCGGGAGAGGACCTGGTCCTGGCGGACATCCAGGACCAGGCGGAACTGGCGACGTTCGACGACGACGAGTATTCACAGGTCAAAGACTACGCCGGTCGCTGGAACGAGTACTTCCTGTAA
- a CDS encoding ABC transporter ATP-binding protein: MSLTEESTQQSAAILYDNVKKRYDTESESILAIEDISLSVDQGEFISVVGPSGCGKSTLLHLAAGIFDPTDGRVEINGVDVQSDDHQKNSVGLVFQSPVLLDWRTVYDNIMLPVTVMSENGVLERDEEYYRERASDLLSMTGLEEFADAYPQELSGGMQQRVTICQSLVYDPDVLLMDEPFGALDALTKDKMNAELLRIWNETNKTILFITHDLEEAVFLSDRVVVLSPRPASILDVIDVDLPRPRTKETRHDETFVDLVSDTYEYFSE; the protein is encoded by the coding sequence ATGTCTCTCACTGAGGAATCAACGCAACAGTCCGCGGCGATCCTCTACGACAACGTGAAGAAGCGATACGACACTGAATCCGAATCGATTCTCGCCATCGAAGATATTTCTCTCAGTGTCGATCAGGGTGAGTTTATTTCCGTCGTCGGTCCGTCGGGTTGTGGCAAGTCGACGTTGCTCCACCTCGCAGCCGGGATTTTCGATCCGACCGACGGTCGCGTCGAGATCAACGGGGTCGACGTCCAGTCGGACGATCACCAGAAGAACAGCGTCGGTCTCGTTTTCCAGAGCCCCGTCCTGCTCGACTGGCGGACGGTATACGATAACATCATGCTCCCGGTTACGGTGATGTCCGAGAACGGCGTTCTCGAACGAGACGAGGAATACTACCGGGAACGTGCATCGGACCTCCTTTCGATGACCGGCCTCGAGGAGTTCGCCGACGCGTATCCCCAGGAACTCTCCGGCGGCATGCAACAGCGCGTGACGATCTGTCAGAGCCTCGTGTACGATCCGGACGTGTTACTGATGGACGAACCGTTCGGCGCGCTCGACGCGCTGACGAAGGACAAGATGAACGCCGAGTTGCTCCGGATCTGGAACGAGACGAACAAGACGATCCTGTTCATTACGCACGACCTCGAGGAGGCCGTTTTCCTTTCTGACCGCGTCGTCGTTCTCTCTCCGCGGCCCGCGAGCATCCTCGACGTGATCGACGTCGACCTGCCCCGCCCGCGAACGAAAGAAACGCGCCACGACGAAACGTTCGTGGACCTGGTGTCTGATACGTATGAGTACTTCAGTGAGTGA
- a CDS encoding ABC transporter permease, with product MSTSVSEFQARLSASAGSVLSSRTGRWGLSLLGIGILLVTWELAAGVLDVVPDYVLAAPSEVVVTFLDLQGLIFENLWPTLTAGLLGFCIAVVLSIVIAVPLIVFDGLRRALMPVIVGANSVPRVTLAPLIIFYIGIGTYSNLLIATWIAFFPIFINTIDGLDSIPEETENLMTVIGATTWQEFRYVRFFNALPSIFDGMKVGVSLAMIGAVVGEFVAGQKGLGFLALFGLRALNLDMVIAVVLLLGLTTTTLIFVMYLLQDRIVFWQEASFFATE from the coding sequence ATGAGTACTTCAGTGAGTGAGTTTCAGGCGCGTCTGAGCGCTTCGGCGGGTTCCGTACTGTCGTCGCGGACAGGACGGTGGGGCCTCTCGCTCCTCGGAATCGGTATCCTGCTGGTCACCTGGGAACTGGCAGCCGGCGTTTTGGATGTGGTTCCAGACTACGTTCTCGCAGCGCCGAGCGAAGTGGTCGTCACGTTTTTGGACCTGCAGGGGCTCATCTTCGAGAATCTATGGCCGACGCTTACTGCCGGTCTCCTGGGATTTTGCATCGCCGTAGTGCTATCGATAGTTATCGCCGTCCCACTGATCGTCTTCGACGGTTTGCGGAGGGCGCTCATGCCCGTCATCGTCGGTGCTAATTCCGTTCCGCGCGTGACATTGGCGCCGTTGATCATCTTTTACATCGGGATCGGGACCTACTCGAACCTGCTGATCGCGACGTGGATCGCGTTTTTCCCTATCTTTATCAACACGATCGACGGCCTCGATTCGATACCCGAGGAGACGGAGAACCTGATGACCGTCATCGGGGCGACGACGTGGCAGGAGTTCCGATACGTGCGATTTTTCAACGCCCTGCCGAGTATCTTCGACGGAATGAAAGTCGGCGTTTCCCTCGCGATGATCGGGGCCGTCGTCGGCGAATTCGTTGCGGGCCAGAAGGGGCTCGGTTTTCTCGCGCTATTCGGGTTGCGCGCTCTCAACCTCGACATGGTAATCGCCGTCGTCCTGTTGCTCGGATTGACGACGACGACGTTGATCTTCGTAATGTACCTGCTTCAGGACCGAATCGTGTTCTGGCAAGAAGCCAGTTTCTTCGCCACGGAGTAA
- a CDS encoding ABC transporter permease, whose amino-acid sequence MWESIKLGARSQYRRKRWSMVVVLGLLAVWEGYSRFLNTRGNTYFPSIEFTYRQTMANKDMIVDGILVTFSEAILAFVFAMIIGVALGVLISEVATVRQMSMPVIVFVYSFPHAILAPLFIIWFGRGTMAVGLFGAWVAFFPVFINTLTGMSQTKEEFKYLGDVIGASRWQMLRYIKIWEALPHIASSTRIAVQLSLVGVIIAEFLATGDGLGFLIVRATQRAEIGFAFGTIIVIMLVAVAFYKIVSLALDQVVSTYS is encoded by the coding sequence ATGTGGGAATCAATCAAACTCGGCGCTCGTTCGCAGTACAGACGGAAACGATGGTCCATGGTCGTCGTCCTCGGACTGCTCGCGGTCTGGGAAGGCTACTCCAGATTCCTGAACACGCGTGGCAACACGTACTTCCCGAGCATCGAGTTCACCTATCGACAGACGATGGCGAACAAGGACATGATCGTGGACGGTATCCTCGTGACGTTCTCCGAAGCCATCCTGGCGTTCGTATTCGCCATGATCATCGGAGTTGCACTTGGCGTCCTCATCTCGGAAGTCGCGACCGTTCGTCAGATGTCCATGCCCGTTATCGTGTTCGTCTACTCGTTTCCACACGCGATTCTGGCACCGTTGTTCATCATCTGGTTCGGACGCGGAACGATGGCGGTCGGCCTGTTCGGCGCGTGGGTTGCGTTCTTCCCTGTCTTTATCAACACGCTCACCGGGATGTCCCAGACGAAAGAGGAGTTCAAGTATCTCGGAGACGTCATCGGCGCCTCCCGCTGGCAGATGCTGCGGTACATCAAAATCTGGGAGGCCCTCCCGCATATCGCCAGCAGCACTCGTATCGCGGTCCAGCTCTCCCTCGTCGGCGTCATTATCGCGGAATTCCTGGCGACGGGAGACGGTCTCGGATTCCTGATCGTCAGAGCAACTCAGCGTGCCGAGATCGGATTCGCGTTCGGGACGATCATCGTCATAATGCTGGTCGCGGTCGCCTTCTACAAGATCGTCTCCCTGGCGCTGGATCAGGTCGTGTCCACGTACAGCTGA
- a CDS encoding LLM class flavin-dependent oxidoreductase, whose product MKFGIFPIEGGDTWEGVTEDCQLAERVGFESCWVNDHQATEGDNYWPSPLTRLTSIGTATESLELVTSVMILPLYNPLHVAQRAAMLDNISGGRLTLGVGLGYVEKEFDAFGVPMDERAGRMIEGIQFIDEFLSAEEPISYDCPFFSVEDWQPLPKTIQEPRPSLWIGGWGDKQIARSVKFSDAWVPGVVADLEIVQDRKEKQRAVAASQNADWDAMEHPLMREAVIGRTEAEVMERKEYVHRTYMDEYGGEFSHPLLSGDSVEDFEELADDRFIFGTPEEVAEQIEEMRDRFPLDHLAVRFHHSGMPAELVRDQIELFGEEVIPEFE is encoded by the coding sequence ATGAAATTTGGGATCTTCCCGATAGAAGGTGGTGATACCTGGGAGGGCGTCACCGAAGATTGTCAGTTAGCGGAGCGCGTCGGCTTCGAATCGTGCTGGGTAAACGACCACCAGGCGACCGAGGGCGACAACTATTGGCCGTCGCCACTCACGCGTTTGACCAGCATCGGAACGGCGACCGAGTCGCTCGAGTTAGTTACCTCAGTCATGATTCTGCCACTGTACAATCCCCTGCACGTCGCTCAACGGGCGGCCATGCTGGACAACATCTCCGGCGGCCGGCTGACGCTCGGTGTCGGGTTGGGCTACGTCGAAAAGGAATTCGACGCGTTCGGCGTGCCGATGGACGAGCGAGCCGGACGGATGATCGAGGGCATTCAGTTTATCGACGAGTTCCTCTCGGCCGAAGAGCCGATCAGCTACGACTGTCCGTTCTTTTCGGTCGAAGACTGGCAGCCGTTGCCGAAGACGATACAGGAACCGCGGCCGTCGCTGTGGATCGGCGGCTGGGGCGACAAGCAGATCGCCCGTTCGGTGAAATTCAGCGACGCCTGGGTACCGGGAGTGGTCGCCGACCTCGAGATCGTTCAGGACCGAAAGGAGAAACAACGGGCGGTCGCGGCGTCTCAGAACGCCGACTGGGACGCGATGGAACATCCGCTCATGCGCGAAGCGGTCATCGGAAGAACCGAAGCGGAAGTCATGGAGCGCAAGGAGTACGTTCACCGAACCTACATGGACGAGTACGGCGGCGAGTTCTCGCATCCGCTCTTGTCGGGAGACTCGGTCGAAGACTTCGAGGAACTGGCCGACGATCGGTTCATCTTCGGAACGCCCGAGGAGGTCGCCGAACAGATCGAGGAGATGCGCGATCGGTTCCCGCTGGACCATCTGGCAGTCCGGTTCCACCACTCGGGGATGCCCGCCGAACTCGTTCGTGATCAGATCGAACTCTTCGGCGAGGAAGTGATTCCGGAGTTCGAGTAA
- the rpl18a gene encoding 50S ribosomal protein L18Ae — translation MSQFTVSGRFKSRDGYAPFETTIDAENENVAREHAFSQLGSQHGLKRTEIELDEVSER, via the coding sequence ATGAGTCAATTTACGGTCAGTGGTCGATTCAAGAGTCGAGACGGCTACGCGCCGTTCGAGACGACCATCGACGCCGAAAACGAGAACGTCGCCCGGGAACACGCCTTCTCTCAACTCGGCAGCCAGCACGGGCTCAAGCGGACCGAAATCGAACTCGACGAGGTATCCGAACGATGA
- the pfdA gene encoding prefoldin subunit alpha, producing the protein MSQQQLQQLSQELQEIEEQIEALQTNVQAIQQEKTEVDEAIEALRSLETDSTVQVPVGGGAYLRATIEDIDEVIVDLGADYAAEFEEGDAVDVLENKKERLDDRIDEVNEDIAELETESSELEQQAQQIQQQAMQQQMQQMGQGQGPDE; encoded by the coding sequence ATGAGTCAACAGCAACTCCAGCAACTGTCCCAGGAACTCCAGGAAATCGAAGAACAGATCGAAGCCCTCCAGACCAACGTCCAAGCCATCCAACAGGAGAAAACCGAGGTCGACGAGGCAATCGAGGCCCTCAGATCGCTCGAGACCGACTCGACGGTTCAGGTACCGGTCGGCGGCGGCGCGTACCTCCGAGCGACCATCGAAGACATCGACGAAGTGATCGTCGACCTCGGCGCCGACTACGCCGCGGAGTTCGAAGAGGGCGACGCCGTCGATGTCCTCGAAAACAAGAAAGAACGTCTCGACGACCGAATCGACGAGGTCAACGAGGATATCGCCGAACTCGAAACCGAGAGCAGCGAACTCGAACAGCAGGCCCAGCAGATCCAGCAGCAGGCGATGCAACAGCAGATGCAGCAGATGGGTCAGGGTCAGGGCCCCGACGAGTAA
- the ftsY gene encoding signal recognition particle-docking protein FtsY, with protein sequence MFDNLKEKLGSFRKDAEEAAEENIEDVDEDDIEGAELDEDDIEGAELDEDDIEGTELDEDDIEGAELDEDDIEGAELDEDDSEPEMDQQEAEADEPTAGPGESEPAGRVTATANSPGSRPAEAPGQEPAADTEPEFAEESAEPEEGSDGTASREDETAVDDGDESQDDGSSTGFGAKARSLVKGKFVIEEDDLEGPLHELEMALLSSDVEMGVAEEILDNIRDELIGETRTFTTSTGEVVEEALHDAISDVISVGQFDFDERIAIEDKPVTIIFTGVNGVGKTTSIAKLSQYFENRGYSTVMANGDTYRAGANEQIQEHANALETKCISHEQGGDPAAVLYDAVEYAEANDVDIVLGDTAGRLHTNEGLMDQLEKIDRVVGPDMTLFVDEAVAGQDAVNRAREFNEAAEIDGAILTKADADSNGGAAISVAHVTGKPILFLGVGQGYDDIERFDPDEMVDRLLADE encoded by the coding sequence ATGTTCGATAATTTGAAGGAGAAACTCGGAAGCTTCCGCAAAGACGCCGAAGAAGCCGCCGAAGAGAACATCGAAGATGTCGACGAAGACGACATCGAGGGCGCGGAACTCGACGAAGACGACATCGAGGGCGCGGAACTCGACGAAGACGACATCGAGGGCACGGAACTCGACGAAGACGACATCGAGGGCGCGGAACTCGACGAAGACGACATCGAGGGCGCGGAACTCGACGAAGACGATAGCGAGCCGGAGATGGACCAGCAGGAAGCGGAAGCTGACGAACCGACCGCCGGTCCGGGAGAGAGCGAACCGGCAGGAAGGGTGACTGCGACGGCCAACTCCCCCGGGTCACGACCAGCCGAGGCCCCTGGTCAGGAGCCTGCGGCCGACACCGAACCCGAATTCGCCGAGGAATCCGCCGAACCGGAGGAAGGGTCGGACGGGACGGCGTCTCGTGAGGACGAGACGGCTGTCGACGACGGCGACGAATCCCAAGACGACGGTAGTTCGACCGGATTCGGTGCCAAGGCCCGATCCCTCGTCAAGGGGAAGTTCGTCATCGAGGAAGACGACCTCGAGGGCCCGCTTCACGAACTCGAGATGGCACTGCTTTCGAGTGACGTCGAAATGGGAGTTGCGGAGGAGATTCTCGACAACATCCGCGACGAGTTGATCGGCGAGACTCGGACCTTTACCACCTCGACGGGCGAGGTCGTAGAAGAAGCGTTACACGATGCGATCTCCGACGTGATTAGCGTCGGCCAGTTCGACTTCGACGAGCGGATTGCAATCGAGGACAAGCCCGTTACTATCATCTTCACCGGCGTCAACGGCGTCGGAAAGACAACATCAATCGCCAAATTGAGTCAGTACTTCGAGAACCGTGGGTACTCGACCGTGATGGCAAACGGCGACACCTACCGCGCCGGAGCCAACGAGCAGATTCAAGAGCATGCCAATGCCCTGGAAACGAAGTGTATCAGCCACGAACAGGGCGGCGATCCTGCAGCGGTGCTGTACGACGCTGTCGAGTACGCCGAGGCGAACGACGTCGATATCGTCCTCGGCGACACCGCAGGTCGACTCCACACCAACGAGGGATTGATGGATCAACTCGAGAAAATCGATCGCGTTGTCGGCCCCGACATGACGCTGTTCGTCGACGAAGCGGTCGCCGGCCAGGATGCGGTCAATCGCGCGCGTGAGTTCAACGAAGCCGCCGAGATCGACGGGGCAATCCTAACGAAAGCCGACGCCGACTCCAACGGTGGTGCGGCAATCTCGGTCGCCCACGTCACCGGGAAACCCATCCTGTTCCTCGGCGTCGGACAGGGCTACGATGATATAGAACGGTTCGACCCGGACGAGATGGTCGATCGACTACTCGCCGACGAGTAG